TGCGAGCAACAGCTGCCACTCCGACCGAGAGTGGACACTGGGATTTCTGTGACTGTcacattatgtaaaaaacaaaacaagtgatGAAACCAGTTCTGTAATACCAAATATGTCATATTTATAGATACATGACCTGCTAATTTTCAGGTCATTTAGTTGTACTATGTTACACAGGGATGTAGATTTCAGGTAGGGCATGTTCATCCACATTTTAAGAAATTGTCCATTTTACAGTTCAGATGTATTTAGTTTGGAATATATCTCTTCCCATTACTCACAGTAgtgtaaaggaatgttccgggttcagtacaagtaaagcacaatcaacagcatttttggcataatgttgattaccacaacaattaattgactcgtccctccttttgcTTAaaatatcgaggttacagtgaggcacttacagtggaagtgaatggggccaatttgagaaggtttaaagacagaaatgtgaaacttataattgtataaacGCACTTGCATTGTTTTCTCTGTTAAAACttcagtattatttgagctgtaaatttgttaatattgttatttttaacaaTTGTTTTGTGGTTTTATGGTTTACAGTGATGCTTCATCATTGCAACAATGTTGCCAAATTGGTTAAGATAATATTAgttttaccacactaaaatcatgttaatattttgaaacagtaagtatttcAATGTTAACAGATGTGCTAaatttccactgtaagtgcctcactgcccagcccatcagcgtgttgcACATGCAGTTTTGCCAAACCAACTAGCTCCTAGACTAAaaccaaaacttcatggctatGCCCTCTGACTTTGCGCTTGTGACTTATGGCTTAgtgctagcgctcttaaaattgGGTCCATAGTGTTTGCTTTGGTTAATTTTTTACAGTTATACAACTGAATTAATGTTTGGGAAGATTGTTGAAATATCTATTCTTTTTGTACATTTGACCAAATTACTGTCAATCTAATAGGACTAATATATGCTATTTGATGGAAATTAAGATCTccctatatttatttattttatttatacatcatgAAAATGTTGAGTAAATTTAACTTAGTTTTACATGTAAAGTTTTACAATCCAACTTGCCATTTGCATTAATTTGAGTAAACTCAAAAAAAGTGCAGCAAGTTTTTTACAGTGTGAGCTGAACAGCCCATTTAAGATAGGTATAGGTAACAtaattttaataatgttaaaacacTCTAGCTTTATAACCAGTTATAGTATGATGGTATTCAATCAATGCACCTGTTCCTGTCCACAGGCACTGATGCAGTGGCCAGCATGGAAATCTCAGAACCAGTGGGTAAGTCATTGTTTTTTGAAGAACTATGGCTCAAACTGTGCTTTTCTGCTTGGGTTTTGTGTTCTGATATAGTGTTGCACTGCCACTAATGCTAGTTCATCAGCCATACAGAAGACAACTCAAGCTTTTTACATCAGCACACATGTGCCCATATTACAGGCCTTATTTATCCCTTTTCTTACACTTCTTGTCATAGTCACTAACCCAGAACAGCGTTTCCTTGAATGTAGAGAGTAGCGCTGATTTGTTTAGCCCTGTTTCCACcagtaatgtttatttttgctttgaTATGTCATTTTGTATGCAAATTGAGTATTCTTTTATTCCCATGAAACCTAAACAAATCAGAGCTTTAAATCCAATGTGAGAAACCTGTTGGAAATTCCAATGTGTTCATGTATAAGCATACACTGAAAAAATGGGAAAATGCAGGTTGTCATATTTACTAAATCATGTTATTTGTGATCTAAACCAGTGTTTAGATCCAACTTTTTTGCCATAAGCACCCCCACAACACCATAGGGTTGCCACAGTGTACAGTGTTACCGGTTTTACATGCTACAAGGGACCACACCGCTGTGAAATTTTATACTGTGTAAAAgggggaaacattatgaatggaaattccaatatcaatacaatagccgAACTAATAGAATAGCctttaataaaaaattgttgCCTGACGAAGAGTTTGTAACCCATGATAAATTAACCTAAATAACGCATTGAAAGCCAGATTTTCTTTACCAAtgtatcaaattacacaggcagcaaagtaCACGCATTGACAGAAGATGTTTAATTGCAGGCagcgaatataatgtgcatggtggtTATCTGTACTGTTTGCTTTATTTCTACAGAGCAGTTTGTTGTGAGCACGACTCTGTAGGGTAACTTTATATATAGCCTATccatctgtgattaaatcataaaataatacaaaaacacgttcacctggagcataatttatatttcagtcattataattattatgtttacatgtataattgTTCATCTTAATATgcattagtaattttccacctgtcaTCATAGACAGATGCTTGCGTgacagtaaatggaaaggtggttatataTGAGTATCTCGTTTTttaccaattggcccagttgctaggttgggtagagtcacgttgtgAGTCACGTtagacctcctcgtggtcgctttaatgtggttctcgctcttggtgtggcacgtggtgagttgtgtttggatgccgcggagaatagcgtgaagcctccacacgagcTATGTCTCAGCataaagcgctcaacaagccatgtgataagatgagcagattgactgtctcagacgcggaggcaactgagattcgtcctctgccacctgggttgaggcaagtcactacaccaccacgaggacctagagtgcattgggaattgagcattccaaattggggagaaaagtggagaaatAATTTAAGAATTTAATTTACAATGCAAAATCACCAAATCAAAAATATTCACAGATCCCTCAGCCggggggttgacgatgtaattagatattgtgtaattatatatatatatatatatatatatatatatatatataaaataataaaaaaatacgttCACCTCGACCATAATTTATATTTCAGTCATTATTATCATgataattattacatttacatgtataattGTTTATCTTAATATgcattagtaattttccacctgtcaTCATCGACAGATGCTTGAATTgaatgctaattttttgagataggaattttgggttttcatgagctgtatgccaaaatcatcagtattaaaacaataaaagacctgaaatatttcagttggtgtgcaatgaatctaaaatatatgaaagtttaatttttatcattacattatggaaaataatgaactttatcacaatatgctaattttttgagaaggacctgtgtatatatatatatatatatatatatttcttgcatatcgcccagcactaggagggaacaaaacaaatgtattcacacacattcaaagtcattacccttccgaagcagctaaactgggtcctgggatgaaaggtaataaaacgCTGACATTAAACCCACAACAACCCAAcataagtgatgtatttgcccGGACAACGAAATAGCCGACCGGTAtcccatgatggagagaatgcacagatgaagcaggttctttgccaaagagatgttgcccttcacaactgttgaatAGCTATCTTTCTAAAAGTTGAACAATACACATTTTAACTGCACTTCATTAAAGTGCAgttaaaatagataaaaaaataagttaaaagtttgaaatcaagctgccttgaGTTATTGTCTAGGCTATTGCTTAAGGAAAATTACTCCATAGTACCACTTGGCGTCCAGCCAGCGTTAATACAGGTGTTAGTCCATTTGAACGTGAACACTGCATCGGggtgaaaattatgaaaattatgtcTGCAGCACCGTCAGTAAGGGTGATGCACCCCTTCATCGACACAACCAAAGATTTGTACCAAAGACTATCATTTAACATTGTCattaatattgattattattCATGTTAATCAGTTACgttttgggtatatttcagtcatAATGTCCATGTTATAATTTTGCTTACAAAGGAAAGAAATAGTCTCttaactaatgctgttaattatacaaggGAACTTCTAACTTGTATTTggagatttgtatttgcatgagACTTGATGTGGagagtaaaattattattttcttttgcattttttagcTAGATGATAAAAGGGGCATACTTAATCATGTACAGTGTTGTTATTTTTGGGATTCACAACTGACTCTGCTATGCAGGGTTACAGTTGTGTTGAAGAGTAGAGCTTTTGTTTAGGTTGAGTATGGGTACcctaaaacatttataataggAAAAGCTGCTTTACTCAAGGAGCAATTACTGCTTAGCATTTGTCGTGGAAAATCTTTGATGAATCTCTCTAAAATGCAAGAAAACTTTCGGAGTCTagggttccagatgccaaagttaaaGTTTATTGAATCATCAACAAACTTGAgtccggtcagctgtccgttctgactttCTTAGTCCAatacctcctcttctatacagtttgttatctggcattacctcatttctacgccccttcattatttttgtaaccaatggattctattcgccaccattatctcacaaaTACCCATtatttactggtagaaacttggctttagtctatctatTTAATTACTTTGACCACTGGTTGTTTTTACTCCTTATCTTCAGCTGTGTTTTCAAGGTTCAtagcctcattattttgttacagctgggtgctctttgtggtttttgcagcatcaacacttttagtaacctcatatgctctctcctgggtcacacaaaggcctggaaactcatataagtactttgatataaaaacatactagaatattgaaaaatatactatatatttagcATGCTAATTAATGCTATGCAAATAAAAAGTAAACCTGAAGAAATTAATCATGTTAGGGACATATATTAAATCACTTTGAGGCTCCTTAATTGGgccatttaaaaataactattctattatgttgaaatttaatgaagaaattatgttttCTGACAAAGAATAAATGAGCTAAACTACAAGTAACAAGTAATAAATAAGTTAATGTAACAATTGATTCATGTGGAACAATgtaaattcaaataattttgaaatggtatatatttaatatatttacacattacTCCATGAAGTCAGTTGTTACCTTGATTCTTCTTTCTAGAAATGACAACTTGTATATGTTTATTGAAGTTCCTTAGTTATTAAAGAGACTTGCTGTGGTTCCATAAAATGTTAAGAAGTTTAATATTTGTAATAGCATAGAAATCAGTTAATTGAAATTCCTTTTCcttaatttgattatattttcccTTTCTGGTCTCTTTGATTTATGTTGAGTCCTCAGGACTTTGTTCTTTTTTACtgaatatatacagtagtatacaaatttaaaactaatattttagaatataaaatattctttttttccCCCTGAGGTGGTGCTAAATGCTTTACTTTTACTAAACAGCTGAGCTGACACTCGCATGACACATTCATTTGATTGAAAGATTTTGTCAGATCATACAGCATTATTTTAAGAATTGTTTTTGGTGGCTTCTTTCCTGATTTTCCTGGAACATGTCCTTCTGCTTCAGTAAAAAGTCTTTGCACCTTGTGTTTATGTGCACTAAAATGCTTAAACGTGCCGACTGTCTCCACAGCTGCAGTGGAGAACGGAGAGACGGATGCCAGCACAGTGGAGACGTGGGAGCAAAAGGACGAGACGGATGAGGAGGAACCAGGGGGTGGAACCGCAGCAGAGACGGGATGCTGTTTGGACGAGGCACATGATGAAATGATGGAGGACGACGAGGAGATGCCCACACCCAAACTGCCTCCTCCCCCACCGGACGCCCCTAAAAAGGAACATGTTAATGTTGTGTTCATTGGACATGTGGGTATGTTTGTTTGGAATATTATGACTCCCACATTGCAGTCCATTTCCTGTTTTCTATTGATATTGTTTACATTGTCATTTAGGGTTAATGAATTATCTTTTTTGTAATGATCCATAGGGATTGCATAAggatcatttatttatatatttttttacttgatttatttttgttttgttcagatGCAGGCAAGTCAACAATTGGTGGACAGATCATGTGAGTGCACAATCAGACTTTATAACAAAGGCATAAACCTTGTAATACAGTACATGCAGTGCATGTTATATGAATTGGAATTTGTGGTTCGTTTAGGTATCTAACTGGTATGGTGGACAAACGAACGCTGGAGAAATACGAACGGGAGGCAAAAGAGAAGAACCGAGAGACATGGTGAAGAGGCTGTGTTATTTATTCAAACATGTGTTCTGGCAAAGTCGATCTTAAAAGTCAATAAGAGATTTTCAAATATTCATCCCTAAATTCAAAACTTGTTTAAGGGTAAAGTTTGTTCAGATAATGCAGTTGGGGTTGAAGTGATATGTCTACAATCTGCTTGTACTTGCAGGTATCTTTCCTGGGCTTTAGACACAAACCAAGAGGAAAGAGACAAAGGGAAAACAGTAGAAGTTGGAAGAGCCTActttgaaacagagaaaaagcaCTTTACTATTCTTGACGCTCCAGGCCATAAAAGCTTTGTACCCAACATGATCGGAGGGGCATCCCAAGCTGACTTGGCAGTGCTGGTGATTTCCTCCTGAAGCATCTCCACTGTTTTCACAGCGGTGACTGattattgttaaagggatagttcacacaaaaatgaaaattctctcattatttactcaacttcatgatatcccaggtgtgtaagactttcttcaccagaacacatttgaagaaaaatagagaaatatcttagctcagtaggtccttaaaatgcaagtgaatggagatttattTTTTGAAACTCCATACATGAGCTGATGACAGTCAGCATACTGTAAGTGTCATTTatatgactccagcagttaaatcctctgttcctcctcctcacttgtaaacagcgctgctcttctggcAGTGACACACTTGTTTCAGTTCttgcgtgtttcaaatgccaatacgATTACATCACACGCACATACAATaactttttcgcaccaaaagcgatcatGTCGCCTTAGAAGAGATTCGTTATCAGCTGGTGTTGTATGGCTGgtatttatgctgactgtctgtgatttggagcttcaaaagagaattctccattcacttccattttaaggaaCTAAGacatatttctatttttcttcaattgtgttctgttgaagaaagaaagtcatatacacatgggatatcataagggtgagtaaataataagagaaatttcattttgggtagactatccctttaacagctcTTTACTGTGCAAGTCAATGCcaaattaatttagtaaataCTGTTTGTTGGATTGAGAatgctaaatttaaaaaaaaaattgttttatgacAATTTCAGTTGTCAGCTTTAGCTCTTTTGAGTTAAGCTATAAAATACCTTCTTTAAAATAGTTCTTGATTTTATTATGCCTAGATTTATTGACAGACATTACAAAACACTCCGTTCTTTTTGTCTTCAGGTCATCTCTGCCAGAAAGGGCGAGTTTGAGACCGGTTTTGAAAAGGGAGGTCAGACAAGGGAGCATGCCATGCTGGCCAAAACAGCTGGAGTCAAACACCTGATAGTCCTCATCAACAAAATGGACGATCCCACTGTGAACTGGAGTTTGGATAGGTACATTTATTACAGTTCAACTTTTATCCTTGTATTGCAATCTTGTCTTGTCTTTGACTGATTGCCACATATTTATCTGCAGATATGAGGAATGTAAAGAAAAGTTAGTGCCATTTCTGAAGAAGGTGGGCTTTAATCCAAAGAAAGATATTCACTTCATGCCCTGCTCTGGAATGACGGGAGCCAACTTAAAAGAACCTTCTGAGCTGTGCCCCTGGTATACGTAAGTTATGCCGAACATAGAACATTCTCTGGCTGTGAATGTAAAGCAGAGTTATTAAGAACACATATGTAGTGTTGGGTGAAAAGAGTGGTACTAAAACATGCTGCAAAGCCATGCTGTCTGTGTTTGataatttactcattcctgcAACACTTTGTAGGGGAATACCATTCATTCCACATCTAGACAGCCTGGCAAACTACAACAGATCAAGTGATGGTCCTATCAGATTGCCAATTGTAGACAAATACAAGGTAAAATGGTATTCATATCTTAATATTTAAAGTATAGTTTCATGACTATTGTGCTCACAGGTGATCTATATTCCAGTTATGCATGTGTTTACTCTTACCAAGGAGTTTGCATAAGTAGCATGTTCCTTCAAGCTGCATCAATTCAGCTGAAATGTTATGctaagatgtgtttttaaatttttttttataaagagtgTCTTCTCCGAATACTGCTATTATCTCAGTTTATAATGATGATTCCCAGTTATTTAAATACAGCCATGTGGAGGAGTATTTTGGCAGGAAAAAAGCACTTGTATAATGAAATTGTGTTCTCAGCTGTTCTCTTCTCAGTGAAACTGAGCAGGGTATTATAAAACCAAGAAGCAACACTATGCCCTGTGTTCAGCTCATGTAATGATTAAtttcaagttaaagggatagttcacccaaaaatgaaaattctaatgatttactcgccctcatgccatcccagatgtttatggttttctttcttctgtagaaaacgaacaaatatttttaaaggaatatttcagttctgctggtcctcacaatgaaagtgaatgggtaccatgattttgaagctcaaaaagtacatacagtcagcataaaagtaatccataagattccagtggtttaatacatgtcttcagaagcgatatgacaggtgttggtgagaaacagataaatatttaagtccttttaatatctccacttttttgtttttgcaattcacattcttcatgatatcgccacctattgtgcagggtggagaatttatagtaataaatgacttgcatattgaattgtttctcacccacaccaatcatattgcttctgaaggcatggatttaaccactggattcttatagattacttttatgctgcctttatgtgctttttggagcttacaatgttagtacccattcacttgcattgtgaggaccaacagagctgagatattcttctaaaaatcttaatttgtgttcagcagaagaaagtcatacatatctgggatggcatgagggtgcataaataatgagagaattttcatttttgggtgaactatcccattaatttAAGCCTTGCTTGGTTTTTCAAGAGAGCTAGCAGTTTCCACCAGAATAATGCAGAAAGTATCTATAACAAGATGGAAAACATCTTCAAATAAACTTGATAACCATAACATTTGATAACCAAAGAAAGACAAAATGGACTCCACAATGCATTTTTGTCTCGTTTATAATCGGTTTAGGACATGGGCACAGTGGTGCTTGGGAAGCTGGAGTCTGGAAGTATCGGCAAAGCACAACAACTTATTATGATGCCGAATAGGGTAAGATTGAACTAACCAACATTAAGTATGAGAGAATACACTTTCCCCTTTAGTTTAACAAATACAACAGGCTGTTGTGGCATTGCTATACAAAAATGTCTCCTACAGTAAGCATGTAATATGCATCTAAAACAACTGTTACACATTATAGCAGTGTCTTGAATTATCACTAACATTGCTTTTATTCTTATTTCCCAGCATACGGTGGAGGTGTTGAGTCTGCTCTCTGATGATGTGGAGACAGATTATGCTGGGCCTGGTGAAAACCTGAAGCTCCGGCTCAAAGGTATTGAGGAGGAAGAGATTCTCCCAGGCTTTATCCTATG
This window of the Xyrauchen texanus isolate HMW12.3.18 chromosome 40, RBS_HiC_50CHRs, whole genome shotgun sequence genome carries:
- the LOC127633477 gene encoding eukaryotic peptide chain release factor GTP-binding subunit ERF3A-like, which encodes MDAGDTAPDSWEQEDDVEATADTELQSAFTGLNVNAPEFVPSFLSLGPPENVTSDGTDAVASMEISEPVAAVENGETDASTVETWEQKDETDEEEPGGGTAAETGCCLDEAHDEMMEDDEEMPTPKLPPPPPDAPKKEHVNVVFIGHVDAGKSTIGGQIMYLTGMVDKRTLEKYEREAKEKNRETWYLSWALDTNQEERDKGKTVEVGRAYFETEKKHFTILDAPGHKSFVPNMIGGASQADLAVLVISARKGEFETGFEKGGQTREHAMLAKTAGVKHLIVLINKMDDPTVNWSLDRYEECKEKLVPFLKKVGFNPKKDIHFMPCSGMTGANLKEPSELCPWYTGIPFIPHLDSLANYNRSSDGPIRLPIVDKYKDMGTVVLGKLESGSIGKAQQLIMMPNRHTVEVLSLLSDDVETDYAGPGENLKLRLKGIEEEEILPGFILCNAENLCHSGRTFDAQIVIIEHKSIICPGYNAVLHIHTCIEEVQITALICLVDKKTGEKSKTRPRFVKQDQVCIARLRATGTICLETFKDFPQMGRFTLRDEGKTIAIGKVLKLVPEKD